Proteins co-encoded in one Flavobacterium fluviale genomic window:
- a CDS encoding sensor histidine kinase yields MKRSFAFYLIILITSSSFAQLAPAVAKYDLSKKRLLIQSCSMYLYNANQGAIDLDSAVVVACKAYKLPVSLSYNEGFYDGTKLVGSDLIEKGDINSAKKLLGKSKAEDKIKILLQLGSFYLFKPGTKEEDLKNAKTFIDQAVLVSNQLKIKKWQHESFLLLGKYYYQANNQAEGNKYFTQVISECRKQNDNRGLAEALDAYGTLLFNLDPKKEKILEEAVSLYASLGMEEKRIENYMKITTIYFWGGKVNEAKKRLYQNLVDLRKINFTHQQFAETTITFIELGQHNIPTALYYALKSVKRMEAEKDYTFGDIFYTRLGDVYNTYGHNEEALELYKKSIKIGQKTLDTGTWYKSFLSAVAALSIKKKDEEALAYINTVTADYPPKSIFDKMLLAYARANCYGSLKKYDLAEKYFIEMDSYARQLNAPETFREVTHCYASMAYFYSFINNAQKAKFYADKVFALSKIHKKRYNSEIFQYSLYKIDSLNGNYLGALEHYRNVKKLSDSTSGINKNKQIDELKIDYETASKEQKIKLLNDQDKLQKSELQKSRLLNSVSIWSLVLLLVIIALLFNRYRLKQRNHAKLEIKEREINQKNINLKHLLDEKEWLLKEIHHRVKNNLQTVISLLNSQSAYLENDMALSAIKNSQHRIHSMSLIHQKLYNSENISTINMPNYIKELVEYLRESFSLGQRIRFEVKVDPLELDVAHAVPLGLILNEAITNSIKYAFPEDRTGMIYITLETIGENQYVLTISDNGIGFNTNLSSKKANSFGMSLIKGLTDDLDGKLTMENNNGTILKIEFSQEFPLNQKREVI; encoded by the coding sequence ATGAAACGTTCATTTGCTTTCTATTTGATTATTTTAATTACGTCCTCCTCATTTGCACAACTTGCTCCTGCTGTTGCGAAATATGATCTTTCAAAAAAGAGATTATTGATACAATCCTGCTCGATGTATTTATACAATGCCAATCAAGGCGCTATTGATTTAGACAGCGCGGTCGTAGTGGCCTGCAAAGCTTATAAATTACCAGTTTCATTAAGTTATAATGAAGGTTTTTACGATGGTACAAAACTAGTAGGGAGCGATTTAATTGAGAAAGGTGACATCAATTCAGCAAAAAAACTTTTGGGTAAATCGAAAGCTGAAGATAAAATTAAAATCTTACTACAATTGGGAAGTTTTTATCTTTTTAAGCCGGGTACCAAAGAAGAGGATTTAAAAAATGCAAAAACTTTTATTGATCAAGCCGTACTAGTTAGCAATCAATTAAAAATAAAAAAGTGGCAGCACGAAAGTTTTTTGCTTTTAGGAAAATATTATTATCAGGCCAATAATCAAGCTGAAGGAAATAAATATTTTACACAGGTTATAAGTGAATGCCGTAAACAAAATGATAATCGTGGACTAGCCGAAGCTCTCGATGCTTATGGAACTCTTTTATTTAATTTAGACCCGAAAAAAGAAAAAATTCTCGAAGAGGCCGTTTCTCTTTATGCTTCATTAGGAATGGAGGAAAAAAGAATTGAAAATTACATGAAGATTACTACCATTTATTTTTGGGGAGGAAAAGTAAATGAAGCAAAAAAAAGGTTATATCAAAATTTAGTCGATTTGCGAAAGATTAATTTTACGCACCAGCAATTTGCAGAAACTACTATAACTTTTATTGAACTGGGGCAGCACAATATTCCTACCGCCTTATATTATGCCTTAAAAAGTGTAAAAAGAATGGAAGCTGAAAAAGATTATACTTTTGGTGATATTTTTTACACCCGTCTTGGGGATGTTTATAATACTTACGGACATAACGAGGAAGCACTGGAATTGTATAAAAAAAGCATTAAAATTGGACAAAAAACTTTAGATACAGGTACTTGGTACAAAAGCTTTTTAAGCGCTGTTGCTGCTTTGTCGATAAAGAAAAAGGACGAAGAAGCTCTTGCTTATATTAACACTGTAACTGCTGATTATCCGCCAAAAAGTATTTTTGACAAAATGCTTCTGGCTTATGCAAGAGCCAACTGTTATGGATCATTAAAGAAATATGATTTAGCAGAAAAATATTTTATAGAAATGGATTCGTATGCGCGACAACTAAATGCGCCCGAAACCTTTCGAGAAGTTACTCATTGTTATGCAAGTATGGCCTATTTTTATTCCTTTATAAATAATGCACAAAAGGCTAAATTTTATGCAGATAAAGTTTTTGCACTTTCTAAAATCCACAAAAAACGTTATAATTCAGAAATCTTTCAATATTCATTATACAAAATTGATTCGCTTAATGGCAATTATCTGGGCGCTTTAGAGCATTATAGAAATGTGAAAAAACTTAGTGATTCTACTAGTGGCATCAACAAAAACAAACAAATTGATGAACTAAAAATTGATTATGAAACGGCCTCTAAAGAACAAAAAATAAAACTTTTGAATGATCAGGATAAATTGCAAAAAAGCGAATTGCAAAAATCAAGACTTTTAAACAGCGTATCCATTTGGAGTTTAGTTTTATTACTGGTTATCATTGCTTTATTGTTTAATCGATACCGTTTAAAACAGCGAAATCACGCCAAACTTGAAATCAAAGAAAGAGAAATCAACCAGAAAAACATCAATCTGAAACACTTATTAGATGAGAAAGAATGGCTTTTGAAAGAAATTCATCATCGTGTAAAAAACAATCTCCAAACTGTAATTAGTCTGTTGAATTCGCAATCGGCTTATTTGGAAAACGATATGGCTTTATCGGCAATAAAAAATAGTCAGCACAGAATTCATTCGATGTCATTGATTCATCAAAAATTGTATAATTCTGAGAATATTTCGACCATTAATATGCCTAATTATATTAAGGAATTGGTCGAATATTTACGAGAATCTTTTTCGCTTGGACAGAGAATTCGTTTTGAAGTAAAAGTCGATCCGCTGGAATTAGATGTGGCACATGCAGTTCCGCTTGGATTGATTTTGAATGAAGCAATTACCAACTCAATTAAATATGCTTTCCCAGAAGATCGAACCGGAATGATTTACATAACACTCGAAACCATAGGCGAAAATCAATATGTACTAACTATTTCAGATAACGGAATTGGTTTCAATACAAATCTCAGCAGTAAAAAAGCAAACTCCTTCGGAATGAGCCTGATAAAAGGTTTAACTGATGATCTTGACGGAAAATTGACAATGGAAAATAATAACGGAACGATTTTGAAAATCGAATTTTCGCAAGAATTTCCTCTGAATCAAAAAAGGGAAGTAATTTAA
- a CDS encoding K(+)-transporting ATPase subunit C, which yields MKNIFSLLKLTALTLILFAVIYPLAIYGIAQIAPNQGKGETILVNGKVVGYQKIGQKFDKSNYFWGRPSAVDYNAAGSAGSNKGPSNAEYLALVQKRIDTLLLVHPYLKKSDIPSDMVTASGSGLDPNVSPQGALIQVKRIAKERKLDEAKVKALVESKINSAIVGPETVNVLELNVGLDELR from the coding sequence ATGAAAAATATATTTTCACTATTAAAACTTACTGCGCTTACTTTAATCTTATTCGCAGTTATTTATCCTTTAGCGATTTATGGAATCGCACAAATTGCTCCAAATCAAGGAAAAGGAGAAACGATTTTAGTTAACGGAAAAGTGGTTGGTTACCAAAAAATTGGTCAGAAATTCGACAAATCGAATTATTTCTGGGGAAGACCTTCGGCTGTAGATTATAATGCGGCTGGAAGTGCCGGAAGTAATAAAGGACCAAGCAACGCTGAATATTTGGCTTTAGTTCAAAAAAGAATTGATACGCTTTTATTGGTTCACCCCTATTTGAAAAAATCTGATATTCCGTCAGATATGGTTACGGCTTCAGGAAGCGGTTTAGATCCGAATGTTTCTCCGCAAGGCGCCTTGATTCAGGTAAAACGAATTGCCAAAGAACGAAAACTGGACGAAGCTAAAGTAAAAGCTTTGGTAGAATCTAAAATTAATTCGGCTATTGTTGGGCCTGAAACTGTGAATGTTTTGGAACTGAATGTGGGGTTGGATGAGCTTCGTTAA
- the kdpB gene encoding potassium-transporting ATPase subunit KdpB produces MTTNKSTSLFESKQVKEALVQSFVKLNPKMMIKNPVMFTVEIGTAIMFAVCISILMGATDQGSFLYNLIVFLILLATLLFANFAEAIAEARGKAQADSLRKTREETPAKQILPNGEIKNISSSALKKDDIFVCEAGDLIAADGEIIEGLATIDESAITGESAPVIREAGGDKSSVTGGTKVLSDKIKVKVTSEPGESFLDKMIALVEGASRQKTPNEIALTILLAAFTLIFVIVCVTLKPFADYANAPITIAAFIALFVCLIPTTIGGLLSAIGIAGMDRALRANVITKSGKAVETAGDIDVLLLDKTGTITIGNRKATNFYPTKGISFDDFVKSAVLSSLADDTPEGKSILELSEMIDVKNEVKASFLQTTSDISHTIKFTAETRTSGVVLKDGTNIRKGAQDAAKNIAQQAGNAFPEDTAQQVITISSNGGTPLVVIKDNVVQGVIELQDIIKTGMKERFERLRRMGIKTVMVTGDNPLTAKFIAEAAGVDDFIAEAKPEDKMNYIRKEQAEGRLVAMMGDGTNDAPALAQANVGVAMNSGTQAAKEAGNMVDLDNDPTKLIEIVEIGKQLLMTRGTLTTFSIANDVAKYFAIVPALFITAIPALQGLNIMHLDSPESAILSAVIFNAIIIPILIPLALKGVDYRPIGASAILKRNLLIYGLGGLIVPFIGIKVIDLIVALFM; encoded by the coding sequence ATGACAACTAATAAATCCACATCATTGTTTGAAAGTAAGCAGGTAAAAGAAGCTTTAGTGCAGTCTTTTGTCAAGCTGAATCCAAAAATGATGATCAAAAATCCGGTAATGTTTACCGTAGAAATAGGGACAGCCATTATGTTTGCCGTTTGTATTTCCATATTAATGGGAGCAACAGATCAAGGCAGTTTCCTATATAATTTAATTGTATTTTTAATTTTACTGGCGACGCTTTTATTTGCCAATTTCGCCGAAGCAATTGCCGAAGCAAGAGGAAAAGCACAAGCTGACAGTTTAAGAAAAACACGTGAAGAAACTCCTGCAAAACAAATTTTACCTAACGGAGAAATTAAAAACATTAGTTCTTCGGCATTAAAAAAAGACGATATTTTCGTTTGTGAAGCCGGTGATTTAATTGCTGCCGATGGTGAAATTATCGAAGGTCTGGCTACGATCGACGAAAGTGCCATTACCGGAGAAAGTGCTCCTGTAATTCGGGAAGCAGGCGGTGACAAATCATCTGTAACCGGAGGAACAAAAGTATTATCAGACAAAATTAAAGTAAAAGTAACATCTGAACCTGGCGAAAGCTTTTTGGATAAAATGATTGCTTTGGTTGAAGGTGCGAGCCGTCAGAAAACACCAAACGAAATTGCCTTAACCATTCTATTAGCCGCATTTACTTTAATCTTCGTGATTGTGTGCGTTACGCTAAAACCGTTTGCCGACTATGCCAACGCACCCATCACGATTGCGGCTTTCATTGCTTTGTTTGTATGTTTAATTCCAACCACGATTGGAGGTCTGCTTTCTGCGATTGGTATTGCGGGAATGGACAGAGCGTTACGCGCCAACGTAATTACAAAATCTGGAAAAGCGGTTGAAACTGCCGGAGATATTGACGTATTGCTTTTGGATAAAACCGGAACCATTACCATTGGAAACAGAAAAGCAACCAATTTTTATCCAACAAAAGGAATTTCTTTTGATGATTTTGTAAAATCAGCTGTTTTGAGCTCGCTTGCAGATGATACCCCAGAAGGAAAAAGTATATTGGAATTAAGCGAGATGATCGATGTAAAAAATGAGGTTAAAGCAAGCTTTTTGCAAACTACTTCTGATATTTCACACACCATCAAATTTACAGCTGAAACCAGAACTTCCGGAGTAGTATTAAAAGACGGAACGAATATTAGAAAAGGCGCACAAGACGCTGCAAAAAACATTGCGCAGCAAGCTGGAAATGCTTTTCCTGAAGATACTGCCCAACAAGTCATTACAATTTCTTCTAACGGAGGAACACCATTAGTCGTAATTAAAGACAATGTGGTTCAAGGTGTTATCGAACTTCAAGATATTATAAAAACCGGAATGAAAGAGCGTTTTGAGCGTTTGCGCAGAATGGGAATCAAAACGGTTATGGTTACAGGTGATAATCCACTTACGGCTAAATTTATTGCCGAAGCTGCTGGAGTTGATGATTTTATTGCCGAGGCTAAACCTGAGGATAAAATGAACTACATCCGAAAAGAACAGGCCGAAGGAAGACTGGTTGCCATGATGGGTGACGGAACTAACGATGCTCCTGCCCTAGCGCAAGCCAATGTGGGCGTTGCCATGAACAGCGGAACTCAAGCTGCAAAAGAAGCTGGAAACATGGTCGATCTTGACAATGATCCAACGAAACTAATCGAGATTGTTGAAATTGGAAAACAGCTTTTAATGACCCGAGGTACTTTAACTACTTTTTCTATTGCAAATGACGTTGCGAAATATTTTGCTATTGTTCCTGCTCTTTTTATTACTGCGATTCCTGCGCTGCAAGGCTTAAATATCATGCATTTGGACAGTCCTGAAAGTGCGATTTTATCTGCTGTAATTTTCAATGCGATTATCATTCCAATATTGATTCCGCTTGCGCTGAAAGGTGTTGATTACAGACCAATTGGAGCCAGTGCTATTTTGAAAAGAAATCTTTTGATTTATGGTTTAGGTGGTCTAATTGTTCCTTTTATCGGAATCAAAGTTATTGATTTGATTGTAGCTTTATTTATGTAA
- the kdpF gene encoding K(+)-transporting ATPase subunit F — protein sequence MTALFIISIAVFVYLVYVLIKPEKF from the coding sequence ATGACCGCACTATTTATTATTTCAATCGCCGTTTTCGTGTATTTGGTTTATGTATTAATCAAACCCGAAAAATTTTAA
- a CDS encoding porin, giving the protein MKKIILTALIAFGYSNLQAQEESKSPFTFSGYVDAYYSYDFGKPENHTRPNFFYSYNKSNEVNLNLGMAKVNYSKENIRGNFALMAGTYAEYNMAVEQGLLKNVYEANVGVKISKNHNLWIDAGIMPSHIGFESAIGKDCQTLTRSILAENSPYYETGVKIGYTSESGKWYLAGMYLNGWQRIEKVEGNETPAFGTQITYKPSDKVALNWSTYVGNEQPDIDKKWRYFNNFYGQFKVTEKTNITAGFDVGSQQSAKNSNKYDTWFSPVLILQYKPTDKIQLAARGEYYSDEKGVIIATETPNGFKTYGFSANFDYLVTDNVMFRIEARNLSSKDEIFTKDNAPTNTNTFVTTSLAISF; this is encoded by the coding sequence ATGAAAAAAATAATACTTACTGCTTTAATCGCTTTTGGTTACAGCAATTTACAAGCACAAGAAGAATCGAAAAGTCCGTTTACGTTTTCAGGATATGTAGACGCTTATTACAGCTATGATTTCGGGAAACCAGAAAATCATACACGGCCGAACTTTTTTTACAGTTACAATAAAAGTAACGAGGTAAATCTGAATTTGGGTATGGCAAAAGTGAATTATTCGAAAGAAAATATTCGGGGAAATTTTGCCTTGATGGCAGGAACTTATGCCGAATATAATATGGCTGTCGAACAGGGTTTATTGAAAAATGTTTACGAGGCGAATGTTGGTGTAAAGATTTCAAAAAACCACAATTTATGGATTGATGCCGGAATTATGCCTTCGCATATTGGTTTTGAAAGTGCAATTGGAAAGGACTGCCAGACTTTAACTAGAAGTATTTTGGCTGAGAATTCTCCTTACTATGAAACGGGAGTTAAAATTGGCTATACGTCTGAATCTGGAAAATGGTATTTGGCGGGAATGTATTTAAACGGCTGGCAACGAATTGAGAAAGTTGAGGGCAATGAAACTCCAGCTTTTGGAACGCAAATTACTTATAAACCATCGGATAAAGTTGCTTTGAACTGGAGTACGTATGTTGGAAATGAACAGCCGGATATTGACAAAAAATGGCGTTATTTTAATAACTTTTACGGGCAATTTAAAGTAACGGAAAAAACCAATATAACGGCTGGTTTTGATGTTGGATCACAGCAATCGGCTAAAAACAGTAACAAATACGACACTTGGTTTTCGCCCGTTTTGATTCTGCAATACAAACCAACAGATAAAATTCAGCTTGCAGCGCGTGGTGAATATTACAGCGATGAAAAAGGTGTAATTATCGCAACTGAAACGCCAAACGGTTTTAAAACTTACGGATTTTCAGCTAACTTTGATTACTTAGTTACTGATAATGTAATGTTTAGAATTGAAGCCAGAAATCTTTCAAGCAAAGATGAAATATTTACAAAAGATAACGCTCCAACGAATACGAATACGTTTGTAACGACTTCGCTGGCGATTTCATTTTAG
- a CDS encoding sensor protein KdpD, with product MEQKNNAQHFLDLIQKSRKGKFKIYIGMSAGVGKTFRMLQEAHSLLKNGIDVKIGYIETHMRKETHELLAGLPVIPRRTIFYKGKELEELDVQAIINLRPEVVIVDELAHTNVEGSKNEKRWQDVLEILDAGINVISAVNIQHIESLNEDVKRITNIDVQERIPDNVLRLADEVVNIDLTSEDLIARLKEGKIYTPDKIQTALTNFFKSEQILQLRELALKEVASQVVRKVENEVPNLHALRHEKLLACISSNDKTAKIVIRKAARLASYYNGSWYVLYVETPQESSTKIALDKQRHLINNFKLAVQLGAEVIKLEHKNIADAILITTEEKQITTVCIGKPHLNLFKVILSTTIFRRLLNKLSLSNVDLVILS from the coding sequence ATGGAACAGAAAAATAACGCACAGCACTTTCTCGATTTAATTCAGAAATCACGAAAAGGAAAATTTAAAATCTACATTGGTATGAGCGCCGGTGTGGGCAAAACTTTTCGTATGCTTCAGGAAGCGCATTCGTTATTGAAAAACGGAATCGATGTAAAAATTGGCTACATCGAAACGCACATGCGAAAGGAAACGCATGAATTATTGGCGGGTTTGCCTGTTATTCCGCGACGGACGATTTTCTATAAAGGAAAAGAACTCGAAGAACTTGACGTTCAGGCAATCATCAACCTTAGACCAGAAGTGGTTATTGTTGATGAATTGGCGCATACGAATGTTGAAGGAAGCAAAAACGAAAAACGCTGGCAGGATGTTTTGGAGATTCTGGATGCAGGAATTAATGTAATTTCGGCCGTTAATATTCAGCATATTGAGAGTTTAAATGAAGATGTAAAGCGAATTACAAACATTGATGTTCAGGAAAGAATTCCAGATAATGTTTTGCGATTGGCAGATGAAGTTGTCAATATCGATTTGACTTCGGAAGATTTGATTGCACGTTTGAAAGAAGGAAAAATTTATACTCCGGATAAAATTCAGACGGCTTTAACGAACTTTTTTAAATCGGAACAAATTCTTCAACTTCGAGAACTGGCTTTGAAAGAAGTAGCGAGTCAAGTCGTTCGAAAAGTTGAGAATGAAGTTCCGAATCTTCATGCTTTACGACATGAAAAATTGCTGGCCTGCATTAGCAGTAATGATAAAACGGCCAAAATTGTGATCAGAAAAGCAGCACGATTAGCAAGTTATTACAACGGATCCTGGTATGTTTTGTATGTAGAAACGCCACAGGAAAGCAGTACAAAAATTGCTTTAGACAAACAGCGGCATTTAATAAATAACTTTAAACTAGCAGTACAATTGGGCGCAGAAGTTATTAAATTAGAACATAAAAATATTGCCGATGCGATTTTGATTACTACAGAAGAAAAACAAATTACAACTGTCTGCATCGGGAAACCGCATTTGAATTTATTTAAAGTAATTTTGTCTACAACAATTTTCAGGCGTTTGCTAAACAAACTGTCTTTATCAAATGTTGATCTTGTTATATTATCGTGA
- a CDS encoding DUF7674 family protein, which translates to MKNQVTSIYKQAERFAEITKKSIISGNIVRAKKCLALAERLFISGSIETKNAISNVYVFSVSSFMEMRHCNISHLFPQTLKAEYIKQVNASGV; encoded by the coding sequence ATGAAAAATCAAGTCACATCAATCTACAAACAAGCAGAACGCTTTGCCGAGATAACTAAAAAATCTATTATTTCTGGAAATATTGTTCGTGCCAAAAAATGCCTGGCTCTTGCAGAACGCTTATTTATCAGCGGAAGCATCGAAACTAAAAATGCCATTTCTAATGTGTACGTTTTTTCGGTTTCTTCTTTTATGGAAATGCGCCACTGCAATATTTCACATCTTTTTCCTCAAACGCTTAAAGCGGAATATATCAAGCAGGTTAATGCTTCGGGAGTCTAA
- the kdpA gene encoding potassium-transporting ATPase subunit KdpA gives MNTELLGVIGIFILTIILAIPLGKYIAKVYLGDKTLIDPIFNPIEKFIFKISGINSTEEMNWKQHLKALLSINMVWFFLCFFVLLFQGSLPLNPDNNPSMTPDLAFNTAISFLVNCNLQHYSGESGVSYLSQIVLMFLQFVSAGIGMAAAAMIFTAMKERTTEQLGNFYNYFIKSCTRILLPLSAIVAIALLFSGTPMTFEGKDAITTLQGDSVEVSRGPAAAFVAIKHIGTNGGGFFGANSAHPLENPTYFTNGVELWAQMIIPFAMIFALGFFLNKRKLSNIIFGVMTVGFLLLVVPTVMSEMNGNPAIEKMGIAQTTGAMEGKEVRFGPAISGFWSIATTVISTGSVNSMHDSSMPVSGAMQLLSMMVNAFYGGCGVGILNYYIFIILAVFISGLMVGRTPEFLGKKIEAREVKIAAFIAILHPLLILSGTALASYFAAHDTAMGYWFSGNATGWLNNPGNHGFSEMLYEYTSSAANNGSGFEGLGDNNPFWNITTGIVLLLSRFIPIIGPLAIAGLLAGKKYIPESAGTLKTDTSIFGIMTFAVIAIIAALSFFPALALGPLAEFFTLK, from the coding sequence ATGAACACAGAATTATTAGGCGTCATTGGTATTTTTATCCTAACTATTATTTTAGCGATTCCTTTAGGAAAATATATTGCTAAAGTTTATTTGGGAGATAAGACACTTATTGACCCGATTTTCAATCCAATTGAAAAATTTATTTTTAAAATCAGCGGTATAAATTCCACTGAAGAAATGAACTGGAAACAACACTTAAAAGCACTTTTAAGTATAAATATGGTTTGGTTCTTTCTTTGCTTTTTTGTCTTATTGTTTCAGGGTTCTTTGCCTCTTAATCCAGACAACAACCCTTCAATGACACCCGATTTGGCATTTAATACTGCTATTTCATTTTTGGTTAACTGCAACTTACAGCATTATTCTGGCGAAAGCGGGGTTTCTTACCTTTCACAAATCGTCTTGATGTTCCTTCAGTTTGTTTCTGCCGGTATCGGAATGGCTGCTGCAGCTATGATTTTTACAGCAATGAAAGAAAGAACTACAGAACAATTGGGTAATTTTTACAATTATTTCATCAAAAGCTGTACTCGTATTTTATTACCACTTTCAGCAATCGTTGCAATCGCTTTACTTTTTAGCGGAACTCCAATGACCTTTGAAGGAAAAGATGCCATTACAACGCTTCAGGGAGATTCAGTTGAAGTTTCTCGCGGGCCCGCTGCTGCATTTGTTGCTATTAAACATATTGGTACAAACGGCGGTGGTTTTTTTGGAGCCAACTCAGCGCATCCATTAGAAAATCCAACTTATTTTACTAACGGAGTTGAACTTTGGGCGCAGATGATTATTCCGTTTGCCATGATTTTTGCGCTTGGTTTTTTCTTAAACAAAAGAAAGCTATCAAACATTATTTTTGGTGTAATGACGGTTGGATTCTTACTCTTGGTTGTTCCAACAGTGATGAGCGAAATGAACGGAAATCCTGCTATTGAAAAAATGGGAATCGCACAAACAACCGGAGCGATGGAAGGAAAAGAAGTTCGGTTTGGTCCAGCAATTTCAGGATTTTGGAGTATTGCCACAACGGTAATTTCTACAGGTTCTGTCAACAGTATGCACGATAGTTCGATGCCGGTTTCTGGCGCAATGCAATTATTATCGATGATGGTAAATGCCTTTTACGGCGGATGCGGCGTGGGTATTCTCAACTACTACATTTTCATTATCCTGGCTGTATTTATCTCTGGATTAATGGTGGGTCGAACGCCTGAATTTTTAGGAAAGAAGATCGAAGCACGGGAAGTTAAAATAGCCGCTTTTATCGCTATTCTTCATCCTTTATTAATATTATCAGGAACTGCATTAGCATCTTATTTTGCTGCACATGATACAGCAATGGGATATTGGTTCAGCGGTAACGCAACAGGCTGGTTAAACAATCCTGGAAATCACGGATTCTCAGAAATGTTATATGAATATACTTCGAGCGCGGCCAATAACGGTTCTGGTTTTGAAGGTTTAGGAGATAACAATCCGTTTTGGAATATCACAACAGGAATTGTATTACTGTTAAGCCGATTTATTCCAATCATTGGACCATTAGCAATTGCAGGTTTATTGGCAGGTAAAAAATACATTCCAGAGAGTGCAGGAACTTTAAAAACAGATACCTCAATTTTCGGAATCATGACTTTTGCTGTAATCGCAATTATTGCTGCTTTATCTTTCTTTCCTGCTCTGGCTTTAGGCCCATTGGCAGAATTCTTTACTTTAAAATAA
- a CDS encoding sigma-54-dependent transcriptional regulator yields the protein MTHKILIIDDEEKLRSLLARIIKSEGFEVFEAKDLKSGFKKLEQTDIDVVLCDVKLPDGNGVDFLQNIKGSFPLVEVILLTAFGNIPDGVQAMKNGAFDYIVKGDDNDKIIPLLYKAVEKVELQKKVQQLEKRIASKYSFETIIGKSKGIEQVIDLAQKVAKTDSTVLLTGETGTGKEVFAQAIHENSNRVGKSFVALNCSTFSKEILESELFGHKQGAFTGALKDKKGFIEEANGGTLFLDEIGEMPIDLQAKLLRVLETSEYIPVGDTTPKKSNFRLIAATNRDLKTESDEHRFRSDLYFRLNIFEIKLPSLRERIKDIAVLTHYFVKQFSEKTNKKTLHIADDFLQKLENYSWPGNIRELKNIIERSVILSNGDTLTSDVLPYEMQHQTEKSTKSMSAFSMQSVEKLHIQKVLNYTKGNKAETARLLEIGIATLYRKLEEYGIENSKI from the coding sequence ATGACACACAAAATTTTAATTATAGACGACGAAGAAAAACTTAGAAGTCTATTGGCACGAATTATAAAATCGGAAGGATTTGAAGTTTTTGAAGCCAAGGATTTAAAATCAGGTTTTAAAAAATTGGAACAAACGGATATTGATGTTGTTTTGTGCGATGTGAAGCTCCCTGATGGAAACGGAGTTGATTTTCTTCAAAATATAAAAGGAAGTTTTCCTTTGGTTGAAGTTATTTTACTAACGGCTTTCGGGAACATTCCAGATGGCGTTCAGGCGATGAAAAATGGCGCTTTTGATTATATTGTAAAAGGCGACGATAATGATAAAATTATCCCGCTTCTTTATAAAGCTGTAGAGAAAGTGGAATTGCAGAAAAAAGTGCAGCAACTGGAAAAACGTATTGCAAGTAAATATTCTTTTGAAACTATAATTGGAAAATCGAAAGGAATTGAACAGGTTATAGATCTCGCACAAAAAGTTGCCAAAACAGATTCGACCGTTTTATTGACTGGCGAAACCGGAACTGGAAAAGAAGTTTTTGCACAAGCCATTCATGAAAACAGCAATCGTGTCGGAAAATCTTTTGTGGCTTTAAACTGCAGTACTTTCAGCAAAGAGATTCTAGAAAGCGAACTTTTTGGTCACAAACAAGGCGCTTTTACTGGAGCTCTGAAAGATAAAAAAGGTTTTATTGAAGAAGCAAACGGCGGTACTTTGTTTTTGGATGAAATTGGTGAAATGCCAATTGATCTTCAGGCAAAATTATTACGCGTTTTAGAAACTTCTGAATATATTCCGGTTGGCGATACAACTCCAAAAAAATCAAATTTCAGATTGATTGCCGCAACAAATAGAGATTTAAAAACAGAAAGTGATGAACATCGTTTTCGTTCTGATTTATACTTTCGTTTGAATATTTTCGAAATAAAACTTCCATCTCTAAGAGAAAGAATAAAAGATATTGCTGTCTTGACGCATTATTTCGTCAAACAATTTTCTGAAAAAACGAATAAAAAAACATTACATATTGCTGATGATTTTCTGCAGAAATTAGAAAATTATTCCTGGCCGGGAAATATCCGTGAACTTAAAAATATTATTGAAAGATCGGTTATTTTGAGTAATGGCGATACTTTAACATCAGATGTTCTGCCGTATGAAATGCAGCATCAAACTGAAAAAAGCACAAAATCAATGTCGGCTTTCTCTATGCAGAGTGTTGAAAAATTGCATATTCAGAAAGTATTAAATTATACGAAAGGGAATAAAGCCGAAACGGCAAGATTATTAGAAATTGGAATTGCGACTTTGTATAGAAAATTAGAAGAATATGGGATTGAAAATTCCAAAATTTAA